In Nymphaea colorata isolate Beijing-Zhang1983 chromosome 5, ASM883128v2, whole genome shotgun sequence, one genomic interval encodes:
- the LOC116253840 gene encoding uncharacterized protein LOC116253840 — protein sequence MGGEKRSSKGGPGGFRSKWKKLFSGKSTSAGEPNQDGLDEEKLEFESHMMEDEKRSECSCVSSLSMDDEGAGVKAPNVVARLMGLESLPSADLTESISTPFYSSMPTRGPKKSLQFGPQYLNFHSGRQPTMETLSAKMVESSPQKLQKMAKIERFQTETLPMKPVKSYSDIQHKLLSPIKSSGFVSAKSAAHLMETAVKILEPRLHPPAKNKSSIIGSSSISLNDRGQVEDRVSSYRICKPIEIPKKLSESNSVKYLKGQAMNKSWNGPEDGPSSRVSSERRLLKDLSSSLLGQSTVESNQKLPFSSVKKERQVVLPQDFPNAADNKPAGARGQGKSVSLALQAKVNVQKRENCSSTTPSWLVQDERDDPASSRQRKNQLNIQKNKQKQATSGATNVLRQNNQKQNRLPKPGDQPARKDVIGNISSRQKLANPEGVRNCTISSRTNSSSQTRKAGSFRASEKSMDRRDAEKGSCPKGSNDFPRKKRLIEGSFNSEKNGLVETAFVNGDKTNQDADVTTNSFLNQVEFKRQSLQTVEQAVSSNNKGTESTDVVSFTFTSPLAAISRYRPSNQALDRQDKKKSCFRDSYGGKSDSSTKSSMSLEGDALSVLLERKLRELTSGIQNADGLKTANSGSANTLSILQDFLSTLNSGGPILKERDAESSSVPQETSLNHVYIARADGSSSSSQAVNKDLRFQVKEMEEQRFGTQREHLSKVDPADEKEHLSPVSILEAAYSNDSCSSFDSSDAVYGVPLDHSCQASKDPLMGAHKELLDSASSVCTAAREKPGFSGVQLQRSDACSNEQELEYVRDIISNTRLIFEEIAVSTPNEIVDPILFNKLESNCSTSGSAENQKQMNAEKKLWFDCVTECINSKYSQYSKGDCRNWTRGAAVIGRTGLTEDIFKEMLGWRSMGELKVDEILDKDMSTGPGTWIDFQNEEFEAGREIEEDIFDSLIEEVVIYTFGLEI from the exons ATGGGAGGTGAAAAGCGAAGTTCAAAAGGAGGTCCTGGTGGCTTCAGGTCAAAATGGAAGAAACTGTTCTCCGGCAAGTCGACATCGGCAG GAGAACCCAATCAGGATGGGCTGGATGAAGAGAAATTAGAGTTTGAAAGCCATATG ATGGAGGATGAGAAGAGAAGTGAATGCAGTTGTGTTTCATCATTGTCAATGGATGATGAAGGGGCTGGTGTCAAGGCTCCCAATGTGGTCGCCCGACTTATGGGTTTGGAATCCTTGCCTTCTGCGGATCTGACAGAGTCTATTTCAACACCTTTTTATTCATCTATGCCTACTCGTGGTCCAAAGAAGAGCTTGCAGTTTGGACCACAGTACCTTAACTTCCACTCTGGCAGGCAACCTACGATGGAGACTTTGTCTGCTAAAATGGTAGAATCAAGTCCACAAAAGTTGcagaaaatggcaaaaatagAGAGGTTTCAAACTGAGACATTACCAATGAAGCCAGTTAAATCTTATTCAGACATCCAACATAAACTCTTATCACCTATAAAGAGTTCTGGATTTGTTTCAGCCAAGAGTGCAGCTCATTTGATGGAGACAGCTGTTAAGATCCTTGAGCCAAGATTACATCCACCTGCTAAGAACAAATCCTCAATAATTGGTTCTTCATCAATTTCTTTGAACGATAGAGGTCAGGTGGAGGATAGAGTATCAAGCTATAGAATTTGTAAGCCCATTGAGATACCAAAGAAACTTAGTGAGTCCAATTCTGTCAAGTATCTGAAAGGACAAGCAATGAACAAGAGTTGGAATGGACCTGAAGATGGCCCTAGTTCAAGGGTATCCTCTGAAAGAAGGTTGCTGAAGGATTTATCTTCCTCCTTATTGGGTCAAAGCACTGTTGAAAGCAACCAAAAGCTGCCTTTCTCTTCtgttaaaaaagaaaggcaagtAGTACTACCTCAAGATTTCCCAAATGCGGCAGATAATAAACCTGCTGGTGCTAGGGGTCAAGGGAAGTCTGTCTCACTTGCCCTTCAAGCAAAAGTTAATGTGcagaagagagaaaattgtTCATCTACCACGCCTAGTTGGTTGGTACAGGATGAACGGGATGATCCAGCATCGAGCCGACAGCGCAAGAACCAGttaaatatccaaaagaataaGCAGAAGCAAGCTACTTCTGGAGCTACCAATGTGCTCCGTCAGAACAACCAGAAGCAGAACAGGTTGCCCAAACCTGGAGACCAACCTGCTAGAAAGGATGTCATTGGGAATATTTCTTCCAGGCAAAAGCTTGCAAACCCTGAAGGAGTGAGAAATTGCACCATTTCTAGTAGGACGAATTCCAGCAGCCAGACAAGGAAAGCAGGTTCTTTCCGAGCATCAGAGAAAAGCATGGATAGAAGAGATGCTGAAAAAGGTTCCTGCCCAAAAGGAAGTAATGACTTCCCTCGAAAGAAAAGGTTAATAGAAGGGAGCTTTAACTCTGAAAAAAATGGGCTTGTGGAAACTGCATTTGTTAATGGAGATAAAACTAACCAAGATGCTGATGTAACTACTAATAGCTTCTTAAATCAGGTAGAATTCAAAAGGCAAAGCCTTCAGACTGTCGAACAGGCTGTTTCAAGTAACAATAAGGGTACAGAATCTACAGATGTTGTTTCGTTTACATTCACTTCACCCTTGGCAGCCATCTCCAGATATCGTCCTTCAAATCAGGCATTAGATAGACAAGATAAAAAGAAGAGTTGCTTCAGAGATTCTTATGGTGGGAAAAGCGATTCAAGCACAAAAAGTTCAATGTCATTGGAGGGAGATGCTTTGAGCGTTCTTTTGGAGAGAAAGTTAAGGGAACTGACTTCTGGTATTCAAAATGCTGATGGTCTCAAAACTGCCAATTCAGGGAGTGCAAATACCCTATCCATACTCCAAGATTTTCTGTCTACTCTTAATTCTGGGGGGCCCATATTGAAGGAACGTGATGCTGAGAGCTCATCTGTGCCTCAGGAAACTAGTCTAAATCATGTCTACATTGCAAGAGCTGACGGATCATCTTCAAGCAGTCAGGCAGTCAACAAAGATCTCAGATTTCAG GTAAAGGAAATGGAAGAACAACGTTTTGGAACTCAAAGAGAGCACTTGTCGAAAGTGGATCCAGCAGATGAGAAAGAGCATCTTAGCCCTGTTTCCATTCTTGAGGCTGCATATTCAAATGACAGTTGCAGCTCTTTTGATAGTTCAGATGCTGTTTATG GTGTCCCACTTGATCATTCATGCCAAGCTTCTAAAGATCCATTAATGGGAGCTCACAAGGAACTCCTGGATTCTGCTAGCTCTGTGTGCACTGCAGCAAGGGAAAAGCCTGGCTTTTCAGGAGTCCAATTACAGCGATCGGATGCTTGTTCCAATGAACAAGAATTGGAATATGTGAGGGATATTATATCAAATACTAGGTTAATTTTTGAGGAGATTGCAGTTAGTACACCAAATGAGATAGTTGATCCTATTCTCTTCAACAAATTAGAGAGCAACTGCTCCACTTCTGGAAGTGCTGAGAATCAAAAGCAAATGAATGCTGAGAAGAAGCTGTGGTTTGATTGTGTGACTGAATGTATTAATTCAAAATATAGCCAGTACAGCAAAGGGGATTGTAGAAACTGGACTAGAGGAGCTGCTGTCATTGGAAGGACTGGACTCACTGAGGATATTTTCAAGGAGATGTTGGGTTGGAGAAGCATGGGAGAATTGAAGGTGGATGAAATATTGGACAAGGATATGAGTACTGGACCGGGAACATGGATAGATTTCCAGAATGAAGAATTTGAAGCAGGAAGGGAGATTGAAGAGGATATATTTGATTCCTTGATTGAAGAGGTAGTGATTTACACATTTGGCTTGGAAATTTAG
- the LOC116253881 gene encoding uncharacterized protein LOC116253881 — protein sequence MAATNEAGRTGTERPPGGLAESQESGSYDDFESTCSTPYVSAPSSPGRPSVANNGYFFSAPTSPVHYFGTPFLEDPTLEPDHFPARISGMIPSPSTDFEFASRLPAAGTNSVSSPPAMMISADELFLNGQIRPMRLPTHIQKPSPSPGNGPKLGKPSSVETPDDDATVRGRDLRSKNRSLRRRTRSLSPLRNTELGWPDFPRVAVEEEEEEERKPADPAPAAAAARRSSKRWISLKDFLYRSKSEGRGYVKEKLSWSALSFSPSKERKASAATSTTGAADKPGGGTEKKKKASGGNGAGKRRIPAPSAHELHYAAKRAQAEEMRKRTYLPYRQGLLSCLGFSSRSYSLVNGLAKTLHHHPVPSR from the coding sequence ATGGCGGCGACCAACGAGGCAGGACGGACGGGAACGGAGAGGCCGCCGGGAGGCTTAGCAGAGAGTCAAGAGTCCGGCAGCTACGACGACTTCGAGAGCACGTGCTCGACGCCGTACGTGAGCGCACCGTCGAGCCCCGGCAGGCCGTCCGTTGCCAACAATGGCTACTTCTTCAGCGCCCCGACGAGTCCCGTGCACTACTTCGGTACCCCCTTCTTGGAGGACCCTACCCTCGAGCCCGACCATTTTCCGGCGAGGATCTCCGGCATGATTCCTTCTCCATCGACCGACTTCGAGTTCGCTTCACGGTTACCCGCTGCCGGGACCAACTCGGTATCGAGCCCGCCGGCGATGATGATCTCGGCGGACGAGCTTTTCCTCAATGGGCAGATCCGGCCGATGCGTCTTCCGACCCATATTCAGAAGCCCTCGCCCTCGCCGGGAAATGGTCCGAAACTTGGTAAACCCTCTAGTGTGGAGACTCCGGACGACGATGCTACCGTCCGAGGCAGGGATTTGCGGTCCAAAAACCGGTCGCTCCGCCGGCGGACACGGTCGCTCTCGCCTCTCCGGAATACGGAGCTCGGGTGGCCGGATTTCCCGCGGGTGGCGgtggaagaggaggaagaggaggagaggaagCCAGCCGACCCGGCGCCGGCTGCGGCCGCGGCGAGACGGAGCTCGAAGCGGTGGATAAGCCTCAAGGACTTCCTGTACCGGAGCAAAAGCGAAGGGAGGGGCTACGTAAAGGAGAAACTATCATGGTCagccctctctttttctccttccaaGGAGAGGAAGGCCTCCGCGGCGACGTCGACGACCGGAGCGGCGGATAAGCCAGGTGGAGGGacggagaaaaagaagaaggctTCAGGCGGAAATGGCGCCGGAAAACGGCGGATCCCGGCTCCGTCGGCTCACGAGCTGCACTACGCCGCGAAGAGGGCGCAGGCGGAAGAGATGAGGAAGAGGACGTACCTCCCTTACCGGCAGGGCCTGCTGAGTTGCCTGGGATTTAGTTCCCGGAGCTACTCGCTCGTGAACGGCCTCGCTAAGACGCTCCACCATCACCCTGTTCCTTCCAGGTAA
- the LOC116255024 gene encoding uncharacterized protein LOC116255024 — MTGSESSGKRSRDPEDAVYLDNFHSHKRYLSEMMACSLNGLTVGDSLAENHRTSPSRFDPLDSPARSETIGYSRDELCSPYSPMSEDSDDSRCCEPSLSTSIAQTDSCSRPTSPVSPCRHHHRSGFGCTTIPTTFTASSLCIPSLVMGNSQQRQRNTESEGRFPSSPSDICHSPDLRRAALLRSVQMKAQPQRPLAFELQFGSRPAIQHFEEIDNNACSFAKPMVDERGYPCGSATRSLEHVENLLLEDCSSSGIAEGNSCHQKCYRRINLKDDAGRGVKEPGEEVFEGNVQTKLLSGGKRSVLGHAKACSAYK; from the exons ATGACGGGGTCGGAATCGAGCGGGAAGAGGAGTAGAGACCCTGAAGATGCTGTCTATCTGGATAATTTTCATTCCCACAAACGATATCTCAGCGAG ATGATGGCGTGCAGTTTAAATGGTTTAACAGTCGGAGACTCTCTCGCTGAGAATCACAGAACTTCGCCGTCTCGATTTGATCCCTTGGATTCGCCAGCCAGATCAGAGACCATTGGCTATTCTAG GGATGAACTCTGCTCACCATATTCTCCAATGTCAGAAGACTCTGATGATTCTAGATGTTGTGAGCCTTCGTTGAGCACCTCCATAGCTCAAACTGACAGCTGTTCCAGGCCCACAAGTCCGGTTTCTCCTTGCAGACATCATCACAGATCAGGATTTGGCTGTACAACGATTCCTACCACATTTACGGCTTCTTCATTGTGCATTCCCTCTCTGGTAATGGGTAACTCTCAGCAGAGGCAGAGGAACACAGAATCTGAAGGCAGGTTCCCTTCCTCACCCAGTGACATTTGTCACTCTCCTGACTTGAGGCGTGCTGCCCTCTTGCGCTCTGTGCAGATGAAGGCACAACCACAGCGACCTTTGGCCTTCGAGTTGCAGTTCGGTAGTCGTCCTGCCATTCAACACTTTGAGGAGATTGACAACAATGCTTGCTCCTTTGCAAAACCTATGGTTGATGAGAGGGGATATCCATGTGGTTCTGCAACAAGAAGCTTGGAACATGTTGAAAACTTGCTTCTTGAGGATTGCTCGTCATCAGGAATAGCTGAAGGTAATTCGTGCCACCAGAAATGTTACAGGAGGATAAACTTGAAGGATGATGCAGGAAGAGGGGTTAAGGAACCAGGGGAAGAGGTCTTTGAAGGGAATGTGCAGACAAAGTTGCTGTCAGGTGGTAAAAGATCAGTACTTGGACATGCTAAAGCTTGCAGTGCTTACAAATGA
- the LOC116254552 gene encoding replication protein A 14 kDa subunit-like — protein MDISSPAAFVNAELLKMYTGRRVRTVVKVLQNDGGILTGQSPDGHQISVKGLTPSKLSQYVEVIGVADGNQSIRAEICTNFGDTFALDNFNKLCHLANSEYKSLFI, from the exons ATGGATATTTCTAGCCCTGCAGCTTTTGTCAATGCAGAACTATTAAAGATGTATACAGGGCGTAGGGTGCGGACTGTAGTTAAGGTTTTGCAGAATGATGGTGGGATTCTTACTGGGCAATCACCAGATGGCCATCAAATATCTGTTAAGGGCCTCACTCCTTCCAAGTTGTCACAATATGTCGAAGTTATTGGTGTTGCTGACGGCAATCAATCGATACGTGCTGAAATATGCACAAATTTTGGTGATACTTTTG CTCTGGATAACTTCAATAAGTTGTGTCATCTAGCAAATTCAGAGTACAAGAGTCTGTTCATCTAG